The DNA sequence CACCTGCACCTGACACAAACCACACCGAATCAAGTCTCATGTGCACATAAAACGCATACAAATTAAACCTAGCTAGCTACCCTAAGCCATGCACACGTCCATCTACACCAATTCATTCTttgataaatttatttgttaCCTTGAAATGGGGATGGAACAGTAATAGGTGTAGCGGTTGTGTTAGTGAAGGAAGGAGGAGGAGTTGAAACCGGACAGAAGCTTATGTATTGTTGTGGCTGCCTAATCTTGACGGTGGCCGCTGCCTTGTCTTGTTCATGGTATCTCTTAGAGGACGGTTCTACTCCTCCATGGCTCATGATTTCGCTAAGGAGCAGATCAGTGCAAGGATCAACGTTTTCTTGATAAACAAGATGAGGAGGTTGATGCTGATTAACCACACTATTAGAGATCTCAGTAGTTGCAACCACGCCACTACTATTATGGAACACAGGGAAGAAGGGTTCGATCGGTAGTGGTGGAGGAACCAAAAGATGATTGATAGTGTTGTTATTATTGGTGTCGTTGTGATGAAAGTAGTTCTGGTTCACAGAGGCTGTTGGAGAATTAGGCAGCAGCATCACCACATCGGTGAAAGCGGGAACGAACTTTGGAGATGATTTGtcagaggaagaggaggaggatgagTTGGTGGTGGCTGAGATGAATTGTGGCTGCGGCGGCAGCGGCGGCGGTGGTGACGGTGATGGAGTGTTGTTAttcctattattattattagtgagGTGGCGAAGCTTGTGCTTGCTCCTTGATTTGCGGTTCTGGAACCAGTAGAAGACGTTGGCGTCACCCACTTGACCGTACTCCTGTAACTGCATCCTTATCTTCCTTATCTCATCCCTTGGAGGGTTCACCATTCCAGAATTGAATATCGCCTCCAGAATCCGGATTTGTTCTGGTTTTGGGTTCCATCTTGGCTTCGGTTCTGGACTCTTCTCATCACATCCTAATCCTATATACAAATATTATTAgctagtaattaattttaactacTTAATTGGTTTTTAAATTATTACCTGAAATAGGATTATAAGGGGCTGATCTGTGGCAAGATGCAGTAGTAGTTGAGACCATGTCATGCTGAAACTGGTTGCAAGGCTTCGATTTAAACATGCTTGGCCAATGTCTGTTCGAAGAAGCCATCACTAAAATTTCAAGTCCCTGCAATCTACACATATATATACCttacaaattaattaaattcactCTTGATTCTTCATCATGCTTTTGGTAATTGGACTATATATATACACTCAACTGAATCAGATCAATACTAGGTAGATGGCTGGGACAATATAATGGAATTAACATACATacctttctcttcttttctataTAGTCTCTGATGTTTGTGATGAGTCTgccaattataataaaatatattagtcttatatttatattattatatgtatttttCAGTCAGGCACATTAAAcgacacatatatatataaaaaacatCTTATAAATTAGTATAGCATGATCATGCATGTAGAAAGTAGAATAACTAACGATGATTCATCATAGGCAGTACCGATATATTAGATTTTAGTATGAGAAAGAATGCAAAAAGAActatcaataaattaaaaagaaatgcAAGAGGTTCATACgaatttattatgtttttaatttatatttttaaatattaataattaactactaacgaaattaaataaaaaaacaaaagaaataaaccCTGGACGGTTATATATCTACTTTTTTGCATTAATAGTAATATTGTTTGGAGTGGAGGTACTCTAGAATGAAAGGTACAGGGGAACTGAAGTGAAAGAGTAGGGAGTAGTTAATTCAGAATCTGAGAGCTGCAAAATAAAGATGACAGAAAAGGGTCTTAATGTTACCTAGGGCTTTCAGCAGAGGGAGCAGCAGAGTGATGGATGAGTTCTGATCATCATGTCTCTAAAATCTATTTCTTTTGTAAGTGTATGTGGTGGTGGTATTTATGGAATGAAAGGAGGAAAGAAAAACTAACACTAAGAATAACACTACTAGTAATTTATGTGATGGGATGGGATTATTCTAATGGGGAAGAGGTTGTTGCAAGAATAAATAGGGAGGGGGTTTCAAAGGAAGAAAAAGGGTCAAGGAGAAGCGTTTGATTGGAAAAGCGGTAGTGGGTTAGTAATTGCAACTTTTCCTGTAGTTTTATTTTGGGCAACAAGTGTAGAGAGAGGGCCAAAACTTTTTGGATTGACTCGAGGGAACCTTATTTATTGTCCCCATTACATAAGCCACTAATATTATGGACTAATATTACTACTCTATTTTGACTCAAATTCATGCATCCATATCTCCGGCCACACTTTTAATGGAAGAAGAAAAGTTGGAACTTATATAGTTCTTTGAAAAATGAACTGTCTTTTATTTGGAGATAGTGGACTATTAATATGAATTATGTCCACATAAGTTTATTTTACTACCCATTAATACCAGTATTATTAGTCATCAAGTGTTATGTTAATCAGATAAGGATGTAGATATAGTTATTACTTATCAAAATTTCacctaaaaatttttttaaatttggaaTGAAAAAGTTAGTATATACAATAGATGGTgaactaaaattttagtttaagGAACAAGTTTAAATTTAGAGGaagagttattttttttttctaaacaGTTTTTGTATCCTTCTAACTTAGGTTGAAGAGAACTACCATTTGTATTAAAATTAGTAGAGAACTTCTATTAATAAGCCAATATATTatcatttaataattatttcatAATATAACAATCAATACTAACATAAACTTTgatatactatttttttaaagtaattttgAGTACTATAAGTGAAGAATACAAATATACCTTTGCGCTAATTTAAATTTACACGCATAATAGATGTTTTACTTTTGTATAACTAAGGGCATACATAGACtcttctattattttaattacttgAACCTTATGTGAATATAAAATACGTACTCCCATATTAAATTTTGCAATTTCCTAGGTAAGTTTCTCTAAGTAGTTTATTTTGTCGtttaactatttatttttaataaaaaatgattttatatttgatctttttatttttttaatcatattttttttaattaaaggtTAAAAAAATGGGACCTAACTATACTAAGTAATGGATTCAACCggcaaaaaattattttaaacattatataaaaggaaataaataatatattcttGTTTGTTTTGTATAAATAGTATTAAAatgattatttaatatttttataatatagaaaaactaaaaaataattaatttcattttttcatcatattgagttaattattatttttatataataataaaatcatttGAGATTTATTTTACATGTTTTAGATTATTTATGTATGTAATTATGCTAAATTTATATCAAAAGTACATCTAAGTTAATTTTCATGTATTTACAATGAAAATTCATATTATATAAGTATCAaagttaacaaaataatataatttgaataaaaaatattattattattgttattatatatataattttttaattttttatttagttttaaatttttaccaCTTATCcttttaatctatatttttatttctcttttttcaaatatttattatatataactttgagagaatactaatgttataattaaaagttaaaatcaagatttaattattttaaaaaaattaattttgatttaactttataattatttatataattttttaatgttaatatctaattatatttttatatacatagagaaaaaaatattatttttaaacaacaagtataaaaattaattatttttatttgtgcaacagacttaataattatcatacacctaattaaatataaaaatatatacattaaattgttttaaattttagataacaaatgttaaaattaattattaataaaaaagtaaactttttcatataaaaataataaatataaatcttattatttaattttttatctacagATATCTTGGTTTTCTTAGTTAGAGACTTTTGTTAACTTACGACTTTTtttgtaaaagttgtttaattttataaatcttttatattatGCATAGTCTGTACTGTCAGAATAAAGTAAACtgtagttttaaaaaatttatattatagtaatattattacaagtaaaaatactaatattagATAAATATCAAATTGTGTATGATCActttaatcaaataattaattttcaaactccttgtaattatctaaaattataaatctaatagatgagtttaatttttttttaaaccgTGTGTGAACTGAgaactatatttatttttaacccgTCAACTAAAATGTCTAGATTCATTGTTGCATTGACATCTAAGGTAAAAATTGTGATAAGAACCATTATGAGACTCTAATTAAGAAGAGGGACGGACCAAgtatactaaaattattaagaaatactaaataaaaataaattaaagaaaataattatgCAACATTTATAAATTGACAATAATATTCTAATTTAATTAcaacattttttaataattcaCATATAAGATAGACTCATAACTCTGGAAGAGTTAAATAAATAACAACAAAACAACACAAATACCCATAAGAAAACATAATCATGGAATAGAAGAGAGTTAACTGAAATATTGTTAAGGAGCTTTGTGATATTGTTGGTGAATAGGATTTGCATATATTATATGATGAATGCTATAGTGCATAAGACATGATgcttaatttattaaaaaagtaaaaaaaataatatttaataaattttaaatattttacttttattttatatattttattttttacttataaaaataagttaaacaatTTAGACACAACAATAAAAAGTATTATAGAATCCACCATATTATATTTGGGGGCTAACAATCTGATTGAAGAGTTGTAGTGTTCTATTGTTATTAAAGTTCTTTGTAAAAATTAAGAgttaatcaaattaaaatttaaattatcaacATTTTCACTTCATAACGTATCcatttttaaacaaaaagatgaaaatagtGTACGAGAAGAAGAATTTTTCATCTTCAAATCAAGTCTTAAGATGGATTAAAATCAAAGAGGTTTGAGTTGAAGTAAATTACAATGTTCAGAATCGTATTTTGGCAAGGATATAagtaaaacaaatataaaagtatataaCTAAAATCACCTGAGCAAAAAGTTAAGAAAGTTACATAGACTTGTGTAGCTATATcatcaatcaattaaaaaagTTAGGATGTTTCATAGCTGACTAAGACGTTTGATTATATTATTACACCAAAGTACTGagaattcttttattttgtctttataAGAGATTCAGTGAATAATATGACGTGATGATATCCACTTTGAatatgaggaggaggaggtggagAGGATGAATGGTTAATCAGCCATGGAAGGTATTGTCTTTATTTCATGGAAAAGAAGAATTTATGATCCAACGTTGTGATTCAGCTGTCAGTGCTTCAGAGAATGACCACACAATATAATGTGTTGTTTGGAAGATAcatacataaatataaatatataaatatatatatatacagctAGCTAGGTTTGCTAGGTAATTGAGGCCCTATACTCTATATGCAAAATGTGGCACCCAAACACGTCAATAACAAAACAAGGAATCCGCCATACACATTAACTGTTTCTTTTTGTCTTCTTACTAATAATCATCCAACTTTCAATTTGGAAAAGAAATGTTCAACTTTTCTTTTTGTACTTGCCAATTATCCACTTAACATTTCCCTTAATTAAATGGGACTTTCATAATTCCTTAACAaagattaattata is a window from the Arachis stenosperma cultivar V10309 chromosome 3, arast.V10309.gnm1.PFL2, whole genome shotgun sequence genome containing:
- the LOC130967014 gene encoding WUSCHEL-related homeobox 9-like yields the protein MASSNRHWPSMFKSKPCNQFQHDMVSTTTASCHRSAPYNPISGLGCDEKSPEPKPRWNPKPEQIRILEAIFNSGMVNPPRDEIRKIRMQLQEYGQVGDANVFYWFQNRKSRSKHKLRHLTNNNNRNNNTPSPSPPPPLPPQPQFISATTNSSSSSSSDKSSPKFVPAFTDVVMLLPNSPTASVNQNYFHHNDTNNNNTINHLLVPPPLPIEPFFPVFHNSSGVVATTEISNSVVNQHQPPHLVYQENVDPCTDLLLSEIMSHGGVEPSSKRYHEQDKAAATVKIRQPQQYISFCPVSTPPPSFTNTTATPITVPSPFQGAGGGCGSGDASAAKCTVYINDMACEVDVGPFNVRHAFGDEAVLIDSSGHTVLTDDWGVTLHPLQHGFSYYLIWVRNSVRS